One window of the Sphaerochaeta associata genome contains the following:
- a CDS encoding diaminopimelate decarboxylase, whose protein sequence is MSEKKLPIGHGQMLELASHMETPFYLYDETAIIEHARRFRKLFAWAPGFCNYYAVKACPNPAILKLLAQEGFGADCSSLPELLLSKASGITGKKIMFTSNDTPPEEFKAAYEAGAIINLDDITHIEALEQAAGTLPDTICFRYNPGPDRTGNAIIGNPVEAKYGVTTSQIVDCYKIMKEKGVKHFGLHTMVASNELDGTYIVETARMLFALAIRIQKEAGVRIEFIDMGGGIGIPYRPDQEVMDLAKVSSEMQELYQGMIVPAGLDPLQIVFECGRVMTGPYGYLVSKVLHVTKKYKDYVGLDASMANLMRPALYGSYHHITVVGKDKMPCDHTYDVTGSLCENNDKFAIDRKLPEVKKGDVVVIHDAGAHGHSMGFNYNGKLRCAEYMLKRDGSVVMIRKAQTCDDYFSTLRFDGAEVVI, encoded by the coding sequence ATGAGTGAGAAGAAACTGCCTATCGGCCATGGTCAGATGCTCGAGTTGGCCTCCCATATGGAAACCCCCTTCTATTTGTATGATGAGACGGCCATCATCGAGCACGCACGAAGATTTAGGAAACTGTTTGCCTGGGCGCCGGGCTTTTGCAACTACTATGCAGTGAAGGCCTGTCCGAACCCTGCAATCCTCAAGCTCCTCGCTCAAGAAGGCTTTGGTGCAGATTGCTCGTCGTTGCCTGAGCTGTTGCTCAGCAAGGCAAGCGGGATAACCGGGAAAAAGATCATGTTCACCAGCAACGACACCCCGCCCGAAGAGTTCAAGGCCGCTTATGAAGCGGGGGCGATCATCAATTTGGATGATATTACGCACATCGAGGCACTCGAGCAGGCGGCGGGAACACTGCCCGATACCATCTGCTTCAGATACAATCCAGGGCCGGACAGGACAGGCAATGCCATTATCGGCAACCCTGTTGAGGCAAAGTACGGGGTGACCACCTCCCAGATCGTCGATTGTTATAAGATTATGAAGGAGAAGGGAGTCAAGCACTTCGGCCTGCACACCATGGTCGCTTCCAACGAATTGGACGGGACCTACATTGTTGAAACAGCGCGCATGCTCTTTGCCCTTGCAATCCGCATCCAAAAGGAGGCGGGGGTTCGCATCGAGTTCATCGATATGGGCGGGGGCATCGGCATACCCTACCGCCCAGACCAAGAGGTGATGGACTTGGCGAAGGTAAGCTCGGAAATGCAGGAACTTTACCAGGGCATGATTGTTCCCGCCGGCCTCGATCCTCTTCAGATTGTGTTTGAGTGCGGACGGGTGATGACCGGTCCGTATGGATACCTGGTCAGCAAAGTCCTGCATGTGACGAAGAAGTATAAGGACTATGTGGGTCTCGATGCTTCGATGGCCAATCTCATGCGTCCGGCCCTGTACGGGTCCTACCATCATATCACCGTGGTGGGAAAGGACAAGATGCCTTGCGACCATACCTACGATGTGACCGGTTCACTGTGTGAGAACAACGACAAGTTTGCCATCGACCGCAAGCTTCCCGAAGTCAAAAAAGGTGATGTGGTCGTCATCCACGATGCAGGGGCCCACGGTCACAGCATGGGGTTCAATTATAACGGGAAACTTCGCTGTGCCGAGTATATGCTTAAACGTGACGGCTCGGTGGTTATGATCCGCAAAGCACAGACCTGCGATGATTATTTTTCCACCCTTCGTTTTGATGGCGCGGAGGTGGTGATTTGA
- a CDS encoding bifunctional methionine sulfoxide reductase B/A protein, with the protein MSRYLVLLIIILILAVIIVIIRPKAQAQPLIEETMATTQQRFTFQPLDQSLRNTLNAQESQVIINKGTERAFTGAYTDTEEEGTYYCRWCNSPLYSSQSKFHSGCGWPSFDDEIPNAVLRYPDADGSRTEIVCATCQGHLGHVFTGERFTEKNTRHCVNSISLVFRQETPVAEAVFAGGCFWGVEHLFEQKKGVYSAVSGYTGGTLADPTYQDVLTHTSGHLEAVKVYYNPLEVSYEDLAKFFFEIHDPTQTDGQGPDIGNQYLSAVFYRSRSEFDTAVRLIEILEAKGLKIATTLRGAAIFYPAEEYHQDYYVRKGSQPYCHAWVKRF; encoded by the coding sequence ATGAGTCGCTACCTTGTACTGCTGATCATCATACTCATTCTAGCCGTCATCATCGTTATCATCAGACCAAAAGCCCAAGCACAACCGCTTATAGAGGAAACCATGGCAACAACCCAACAACGCTTTACTTTTCAACCACTGGACCAGAGCCTTAGGAATACACTCAATGCCCAGGAGTCCCAGGTCATAATCAACAAGGGAACCGAACGAGCTTTCACCGGCGCCTATACCGATACCGAGGAAGAGGGAACCTACTACTGCAGGTGGTGCAACTCGCCGTTGTACAGCTCACAGAGCAAGTTCCACTCGGGTTGCGGTTGGCCGTCCTTCGATGATGAAATCCCCAATGCCGTCCTGCGTTATCCCGACGCCGACGGAAGCAGGACTGAAATTGTCTGTGCAACCTGCCAAGGTCACCTGGGTCATGTGTTTACCGGCGAACGATTCACCGAGAAGAATACCCGTCACTGCGTCAATTCCATCTCCCTGGTTTTCCGTCAGGAAACACCCGTTGCCGAGGCGGTTTTCGCGGGAGGTTGTTTCTGGGGGGTTGAACACCTCTTTGAACAGAAGAAGGGAGTGTACTCTGCAGTGAGCGGGTATACCGGGGGAACGTTGGCCGATCCCACCTATCAGGATGTGCTGACTCATACGAGCGGACACCTGGAAGCAGTGAAGGTGTACTACAATCCACTGGAAGTAAGTTATGAAGATCTGGCAAAGTTCTTTTTCGAAATCCATGACCCGACGCAGACCGACGGGCAGGGCCCGGATATCGGCAACCAGTACCTCTCAGCGGTTTTCTATCGCAGCAGAAGCGAGTTCGATACCGCAGTCCGCCTGATCGAGATTCTCGAAGCAAAAGGATTGAAGATTGCAACCACGCTCAGGGGGGCGGCAATCTTCTACCCTGCCGAGGAGTATCATCAGGATTACTACGTACGCAAGGGTTCACAACCGTATTGCCATGCGTGGGTCAAACGGTTCTAG
- a CDS encoding DUF1295 domain-containing protein, translated as MKATKTSILLFFIIIAACIAFTLMQASFDTAPLVKAGVITACSIVVTFLFSLITGDYSWTDRLWSTLPVALAWMYAFSAGLNAPAVTVSVLITLWGARLTFNFARRGGYSGEEDYRWTILRERINNPVLWLIFNFLFIACYQQMLFIAFTSPLVLLVEPSNPTFTPLSFAAILMFALCLGIETLADQQQYTFQQAKYNLLPRVEEHAEDYERGFRTSGLFRFSRHPNYFGELGVWFSIYLFCVSFSQSLLHYTLIGPLLLTLLFIGSTIFTESITKSKYPAYQAYQQKVPPILLKFW; from the coding sequence ATGAAAGCAACAAAGACAAGCATCCTTCTGTTTTTCATCATCATCGCCGCCTGTATCGCTTTCACGCTCATGCAGGCATCTTTCGATACAGCTCCCTTGGTTAAAGCAGGCGTCATCACCGCCTGCTCGATTGTTGTCACCTTTCTCTTCTCCCTGATCACCGGAGACTACTCATGGACGGACCGGCTTTGGAGCACACTCCCTGTTGCTCTTGCTTGGATGTATGCATTCTCCGCCGGGCTGAATGCACCTGCTGTCACCGTATCGGTGCTCATCACCCTTTGGGGGGCGAGACTCACATTCAACTTCGCCCGTCGGGGAGGCTACAGCGGCGAGGAGGACTACCGCTGGACGATTCTCAGGGAGAGAATCAACAATCCGGTGTTGTGGCTGATCTTCAATTTCCTCTTCATCGCCTGCTACCAACAGATGCTCTTCATCGCTTTCACCAGTCCGCTGGTACTGCTTGTCGAGCCTTCAAACCCAACCTTCACACCTCTTTCGTTTGCAGCAATCCTGATGTTCGCCCTCTGTCTGGGCATCGAGACACTTGCAGACCAACAGCAATACACATTCCAACAGGCAAAGTATAACCTGCTGCCCAGGGTTGAGGAGCATGCAGAAGATTACGAACGGGGATTCAGGACCTCCGGCTTGTTCAGATTCAGCCGTCATCCCAACTACTTTGGAGAGCTTGGCGTGTGGTTCTCCATCTACCTGTTTTGCGTATCATTCTCGCAATCGCTGCTTCATTACACGCTTATAGGTCCGCTTCTTCTGACCTTGCTGTTCATCGGATCGACCATCTTCACCGAGAGTATTACAAAGAGCAAATATCCTGCGTATCAGGCGTACCAGCAAAAGGTCCCCCCGATTCTACTCAAATTCTGGTAA
- a CDS encoding tRNA threonylcarbamoyladenosine dehydratase, producing MKSEQFLRITRLLGENVVHSLHEKHVVLVGLGAVGGMCLESLVRSGIGTIRIVDFDTVGITNLNRQILATYDSLGRLKTEVAAERVKAINPDCKLEALPLFVQQETLGQILEGDIDLVIDAIDSLNPKCSLLQEAYNRNIPVISSMGAALRRDPFLVRKADLMDTYGCPLARAVRTNLRKRGVGRGIDVIYSPELVQFTYRKPEEEEHADFNEQIIDRGRKRNVLGSLPTVTAVFGQQLAHLALSKLLDGTLLSGEEAFNPNSNKP from the coding sequence ATGAAATCAGAGCAATTCTTACGCATAACCAGACTTCTCGGTGAAAATGTCGTCCACTCCTTGCATGAGAAACATGTCGTACTGGTGGGACTGGGGGCTGTGGGAGGCATGTGCCTCGAGTCCTTGGTACGCAGCGGCATCGGTACTATTCGAATCGTCGATTTCGACACCGTAGGCATCACCAACCTCAATCGACAGATTCTTGCAACCTACGATAGTCTGGGCAGGTTGAAGACCGAGGTGGCCGCAGAGCGGGTGAAGGCGATCAACCCCGACTGCAAATTGGAGGCTCTTCCCCTCTTCGTGCAACAAGAGACGCTCGGCCAAATCCTGGAAGGCGACATAGACCTCGTCATCGATGCCATCGACTCGTTGAATCCCAAATGCTCCTTGCTGCAGGAGGCATACAATCGCAACATACCGGTGATCAGCAGCATGGGGGCGGCCCTCAGACGTGACCCGTTTTTAGTAAGAAAAGCCGACCTGATGGATACCTATGGCTGCCCGTTGGCACGAGCTGTGCGGACAAACCTCAGAAAAAGAGGTGTTGGAAGGGGAATCGATGTCATCTACAGCCCAGAGTTGGTCCAATTCACCTACAGAAAGCCTGAGGAAGAAGAACACGCTGACTTCAATGAGCAAATCATCGACAGGGGAAGAAAGCGCAACGTACTGGGAAGCCTTCCCACCGTCACCGCCGTCTTCGGCCAGCAATTGGCGCACTTGGCCCTCAGCAAACTCCTGGATGGCACGTTGCTCTCAGGAGAAGAGGCATTCAACCCTAATTCGAACAAGCCCTGA
- a CDS encoding YbgC/FadM family acyl-CoA thioesterase — translation MIHRFPIRVYYSDTDCGGIVYHGRYLDFAEHARTEMLRELGGKQNVSGSHTSLLESEGLVFVVKSISVDYQSPARLDDLLEVQTTLESAKRFSIVFRQTVLRDGLSLCVLLVKVASINMQTHRPMPLPAWFVPAFTSAT, via the coding sequence TTGATACACCGTTTTCCGATTCGGGTGTATTACAGCGATACCGACTGTGGTGGCATTGTCTACCACGGCCGGTACCTTGATTTTGCAGAGCATGCACGCACTGAGATGCTGCGGGAACTAGGGGGCAAACAGAATGTCAGCGGTTCCCATACCAGTCTCTTGGAGTCGGAGGGGCTGGTCTTTGTCGTCAAATCGATATCGGTGGACTACCAAAGCCCGGCCCGTCTTGACGACCTCTTGGAAGTACAGACCACCCTCGAAAGCGCAAAACGCTTTTCCATCGTCTTCCGCCAGACTGTCCTTCGCGACGGGCTGAGCCTGTGCGTTCTTCTGGTCAAGGTGGCTTCCATCAATATGCAGACGCACCGTCCGATGCCGCTTCCTGCATGGTTTGTCCCCGCCTTCACATCCGCTACCTAG
- a CDS encoding FMN-binding protein: MPKGVFIALIIVAGLIILIIAGQITFKRVQRNLEGLKDLSVVTPPLSSIKDGTYEGGFAMFPVKVKVAATIKEGTISDLQLLEHRSGQGQPAEAILAPVLTEQKLDVDTISGATYSSIVILKAIEDAMKKAQ, from the coding sequence ATGCCTAAGGGAGTATTCATTGCATTGATCATCGTAGCCGGCTTGATAATTCTGATCATCGCTGGACAAATCACCTTCAAGCGTGTACAGAGGAACCTGGAAGGGCTGAAAGACCTTTCTGTTGTTACACCGCCTCTGTCTTCCATCAAGGATGGAACCTATGAGGGCGGCTTTGCAATGTTTCCTGTCAAAGTGAAGGTTGCTGCAACAATCAAGGAAGGAACCATTTCCGATCTTCAACTGTTGGAACACAGAAGCGGACAGGGTCAGCCGGCGGAGGCAATCCTGGCCCCGGTCTTGACCGAACAGAAGCTGGATGTCGATACCATCAGTGGTGCAACATACAGCAGCATCGTCATCCTCAAAGCCATCGAGGATGCTATGAAAAAGGCGCAATAG
- a CDS encoding carbohydrate-binding family 9-like protein, with translation MITIYSRPLEQTLPVSLIPLWGEYEGVQASVRMMWENKMLRLRYQVREPQLRRMVTEHNGRVWEDSCVEVFLQREGRAEYVNVECSASTSILVGRGEGRANRTLFPLEFINAIEHSVEILENSNKQSRWTLDVSLPLVSLGLVEEGEDIKAVQLKGNFYCCGDKLAKPHFLAVSEIGTLKPDFHAPSFFCPIRFA, from the coding sequence ATGATTACCATCTACAGCCGTCCACTTGAACAAACGCTTCCGGTCAGCCTGATTCCGCTTTGGGGTGAGTATGAGGGTGTGCAGGCCTCTGTGCGCATGATGTGGGAAAACAAAATGTTGAGGTTGCGCTATCAGGTCAGGGAGCCCCAGCTCAGACGCATGGTGACCGAGCACAACGGCAGGGTCTGGGAAGACAGCTGTGTTGAGGTTTTCTTGCAGCGGGAAGGCCGGGCAGAGTATGTGAATGTCGAGTGCAGCGCCAGTACCAGCATTTTGGTCGGCAGGGGGGAAGGACGGGCGAACCGTACGTTGTTCCCGCTTGAATTCATCAATGCAATCGAACACTCGGTCGAGATTTTGGAAAATTCCAACAAACAGAGCCGTTGGACCCTTGATGTGAGCCTTCCTCTGGTTTCCTTGGGCCTGGTGGAAGAAGGCGAGGACATCAAGGCGGTGCAGCTGAAGGGGAATTTCTATTGCTGCGGCGATAAGCTTGCCAAGCCTCACTTTCTTGCTGTTTCAGAAATTGGTACGCTGAAGCCGGATTTCCATGCTCCGTCGTTTTTCTGTCCTATACGGTTTGCCTGA
- a CDS encoding AzlD domain-containing protein gives MTESHPFLVPILLSAAATFLVRALPYYATFLDRLPKFLSKSLRLLPIAALGPLIFPSVILDYNESWYAGLLGIAAASIFAYKRRGMVIPILLSIGVTYLALLV, from the coding sequence ATGACTGAAAGCCATCCATTCCTCGTTCCCATCCTGCTCAGCGCCGCAGCCACTTTTCTGGTACGCGCCCTGCCCTATTACGCAACGTTTCTCGACCGTCTGCCGAAGTTTCTCTCCAAGAGCCTCAGGCTGCTGCCGATAGCAGCCCTCGGTCCCCTCATTTTCCCCTCAGTCATCCTCGACTACAACGAAAGCTGGTACGCAGGATTGCTCGGCATCGCCGCCGCATCAATATTCGCTTACAAGAGGCGGGGGATGGTGATTCCCATCCTGCTCTCCATCGGGGTGACGTATCTGGCTCTTCTGGTCTAG
- a CDS encoding AzlC family ABC transporter permease yields the protein MQPELTFKQGCQEGFPIFVGYFPTAMAFGLVCRDLGLRIWEAVLFSLTNFAGSGQFLAANLMGKGAILAEIFISVLLVNLRYSFMGAELSRNLEKGIGGWQRPLLAHGTTDEVFSVAVLHNQPITKHYLAGLELTAYAGWVSGTAAGFLVGMVLPTALQLAVGVTLYAMFSSLLAQEFRQKGSKVLLIAAISAVLNSILIVFFDLGVGWAFVISMLAASFIGAAITEEVQEYV from the coding sequence ATGCAACCAGAACTTACCTTCAAACAAGGCTGCCAAGAGGGCTTTCCCATCTTTGTTGGATACTTCCCGACCGCAATGGCTTTCGGGTTGGTGTGCAGGGATCTGGGACTGAGAATCTGGGAGGCTGTGCTCTTCTCACTCACCAATTTTGCCGGAAGCGGCCAGTTTCTTGCAGCAAATCTCATGGGAAAAGGGGCCATACTCGCCGAAATCTTCATCAGCGTCCTCTTGGTCAACCTTCGGTACTCCTTCATGGGCGCTGAACTTTCACGCAACCTGGAAAAGGGAATCGGAGGCTGGCAGCGGCCGCTGCTCGCCCATGGTACCACTGACGAGGTTTTCAGTGTTGCGGTACTCCATAACCAACCCATAACAAAACACTATCTGGCAGGTCTGGAGCTGACAGCCTATGCAGGCTGGGTAAGTGGAACCGCCGCAGGGTTTTTGGTCGGCATGGTTCTCCCCACGGCTTTGCAGCTGGCTGTCGGCGTCACCCTGTATGCCATGTTCAGCTCCCTTCTTGCCCAGGAGTTCCGCCAGAAAGGCTCCAAAGTACTTTTGATTGCTGCAATATCGGCTGTTCTCAACAGCATCCTCATTGTATTCTTCGACCTTGGCGTCGGTTGGGCATTCGTCATCTCCATGCTTGCCGCCAGTTTCATCGGTGCGGCGATCACCGAAGAAGTCCAGGAGTACGTATGA
- a CDS encoding TatD family hydrolase, translating to MFDAHRHLSNEQATKNALYATSKPSEWPRLQHRGLLALGGIGVLPSELPFDATVLYDHLVANPGFLIAEVGLDRRSPDREGQLAFLAEILHIGFELGRSISLHCVREDGLLLSLLRAQRRRLPPLLWHGCTASIETIKEAVGYGVIPSYGPNIYNSRLVGHMQHIKTLPFALESDFTGDEGDYERMFTEHIQAFCSLSGCSEEQLEKHNDEIRAILTHNQTSR from the coding sequence ATGTTTGACGCCCACCGACACCTTTCCAACGAGCAAGCAACAAAGAATGCACTCTATGCCACCAGCAAGCCTTCCGAATGGCCGAGGTTGCAGCACAGGGGGCTCTTGGCGCTCGGTGGCATTGGAGTCCTGCCTTCAGAACTTCCTTTTGATGCCACTGTACTCTATGACCATCTGGTGGCGAATCCCGGATTTTTAATTGCAGAGGTCGGCTTGGACCGTCGCTCTCCCGACAGGGAGGGCCAGCTGGCTTTCCTTGCAGAAATACTGCACATCGGCTTCGAGCTGGGGCGAAGCATCAGCCTGCACTGTGTACGGGAGGACGGCTTGCTTCTCTCGCTGCTCAGGGCCCAGCGTAGAAGACTTCCGCCGCTTTTGTGGCACGGCTGTACGGCAAGCATCGAAACGATCAAGGAAGCGGTAGGCTACGGCGTCATCCCCTCCTATGGTCCGAATATCTACAACAGTCGTCTTGTTGGGCACATGCAGCACATCAAAACGCTGCCCTTCGCTTTGGAATCCGACTTTACTGGCGATGAAGGAGATTATGAGCGGATGTTTACCGAGCACATACAAGCCTTTTGCAGCCTCAGCGGCTGCAGTGAAGAACAACTGGAGAAACACAACGATGAAATCAGAGCAATTCTTACGCATAACCAGACTTCTCGGTGA